In one Marinitoga hydrogenitolerans DSM 16785 genomic region, the following are encoded:
- a CDS encoding peptidylprolyl isomerase: MRDWFVKWEKVIVIIIVVLFTAGIIWWSIATYLGASKSAVNSASKPSRDNALAVITKDGTELDYPYWIMSYEVNDEVSRIRQQYTAYGQQIDSVFDEVPLSYNAVKQLFDIKVIEYYADKNGLIPTDKEVEKEFNKYIDDQIAKLKENEDTWKKYLDYYKSEDNLRDIIKSSYKDAYRIQLIIDRVKNKVSEISKEEGLDYIKKNFNDLKSQYEEVKAQHILVSDEATANKIKQMIESKEISFEDAAAKYSKDTSNATSGGELGWFKHNTMVKEFENASFNATVGDLVGPVKTDYGYHIIRVQDKKVFNKPEDIMDKFPEVYSEIEKKLKDDKFISWLKEYKESEKLGLNYLDENLKNYDEYTLLSTTKDEKKIKEFISYLESLVFDENGELAVNASTDEMALYINATNLLKGILEERLDKFTKYLTLKDTVDEEILNLRLDEINKKYDEISKKMKNVKGEEYTNLLKERFKYEDAKSFLELKDELKEYTDEEIAKGKVELQTVLDELKAKRIKVLDELFAEYPSSTKTIEFYYQEAPENPEVALKYSENKINTYKQYLQYIDVNSMFQYFGQQLREISFNLNRVAFSKASTETRIEALETLIDFNDLFSQDKFSKIGYLEEIKKLDPNYPGIDKMIEDAEKEYQESQNATMTNK, encoded by the coding sequence ATGAGAGATTGGTTTGTCAAATGGGAAAAAGTAATTGTTATTATTATAGTTGTATTATTTACAGCAGGAATTATATGGTGGTCAATAGCTACTTATCTGGGGGCATCAAAATCTGCAGTTAACTCAGCTAGTAAGCCATCGAGAGATAATGCATTAGCAGTAATTACTAAAGATGGAACAGAATTAGATTATCCTTATTGGATAATGAGTTATGAAGTAAATGATGAAGTATCCAGAATTAGACAACAATATACAGCATATGGTCAGCAAATAGATTCAGTGTTTGATGAAGTTCCATTAAGCTATAATGCAGTAAAACAGTTGTTTGATATTAAAGTTATAGAATATTATGCAGATAAAAATGGATTAATTCCAACAGATAAAGAAGTGGAAAAAGAATTTAATAAATATATAGATGATCAAATAGCAAAACTAAAAGAAAATGAAGATACATGGAAAAAATATCTCGATTATTACAAATCAGAGGATAATTTAAGAGATATTATTAAATCGAGTTATAAAGATGCTTATAGAATTCAATTAATTATTGATAGAGTAAAAAATAAAGTCTCAGAAATTTCAAAAGAAGAAGGTTTAGATTATATAAAAAAGAATTTTAATGATTTAAAAAGTCAATATGAAGAGGTAAAAGCACAACACATACTTGTTTCGGATGAAGCAACAGCAAATAAAATAAAACAAATGATTGAAAGTAAAGAAATATCCTTTGAAGATGCAGCAGCAAAATATTCAAAAGACACATCAAATGCAACAAGTGGTGGAGAATTAGGCTGGTTTAAACATAACACAATGGTAAAAGAATTTGAAAATGCTTCATTTAATGCTACTGTTGGAGATTTAGTTGGTCCAGTTAAAACAGATTATGGTTATCACATTATAAGAGTTCAAGATAAAAAGGTATTTAATAAACCAGAAGATATAATGGATAAATTCCCAGAAGTATATTCAGAAATAGAGAAGAAATTAAAAGATGATAAATTTATATCTTGGTTGAAAGAATATAAAGAAAGTGAAAAATTAGGATTAAATTATTTAGATGAAAATTTGAAAAATTATGATGAATATACGCTTTTATCAACAACAAAAGATGAAAAAAAGATTAAAGAATTTATATCATATTTAGAATCGTTAGTATTTGATGAAAATGGTGAATTAGCAGTAAATGCTTCAACGGATGAAATGGCGTTATATATTAATGCTACTAATCTATTAAAAGGTATTTTAGAAGAACGATTAGATAAATTTACTAAATATTTAACTTTAAAAGATACAGTTGATGAAGAAATTCTTAACTTGAGATTAGACGAAATAAATAAAAAATATGATGAAATAAGTAAAAAAATGAAAAATGTTAAAGGTGAAGAATATACAAATTTATTAAAAGAAAGATTTAAATATGAAGATGCAAAAAGCTTTTTGGAATTAAAAGATGAGTTAAAAGAATATACAGATGAAGAAATAGCAAAAGGTAAAGTTGAATTACAAACAGTTTTAGATGAATTAAAAGCAAAAAGAATAAAGGTATTAGATGAATTATTTGCAGAATATCCAAGTTCAACAAAAACAATAGAATTTTACTATCAAGAAGCACCAGAAAATCCAGAAGTTGCATTGAAATATTCTGAAAATAAGATAAACACATATAAACAATATTTACAATATATTGATGTTAACTCTATGTTCCAATATTTTGGGCAACAGTTAAGAGAAATAAGCTTTAACTTAAATAGAGTAGCCTTTTCCAAGGCGTCTACAGAAACACGAATAGAAGCCTTAGAAACATTAATAGATTTCAATGATTTATTTAGTCAAGATAAATTTTCAAAGATTGGTTATTTAGAAGAGATAAAAAAATTAGATCCAAATTATCCAGGTATAGATAAAATGATTGAAGATGCAGAAAAAGAATATCAGGAATCACAAAATGCAACAATGACAAATAAGTAA
- the nuoE gene encoding NADH-quinone oxidoreductase subunit NuoE, which yields MNNMEKFYEKTLLEELHDIQDTYGYIPEEQIIRIAKARNMPKSQLYGVISFYSMLHVKPRGRYIIRICDSLSCHLNNAEDVVETIKEFLGIESGETTPDKKFTFEVVECLGHCGEGPVMLVNNKVYTKLTPQQAILILKECI from the coding sequence GTGAATAATATGGAAAAATTTTATGAAAAAACATTATTAGAGGAACTCCATGATATTCAAGATACTTATGGATATATTCCAGAAGAACAAATTATCAGAATTGCTAAGGCAAGAAACATGCCTAAATCACAATTGTATGGTGTCATTTCGTTTTATTCTATGTTACATGTAAAACCAAGGGGGAGATACATTATAAGAATTTGCGATAGTCTTTCTTGTCACCTTAATAATGCTGAAGATGTTGTTGAAACTATTAAAGAATTCTTAGGTATAGAATCAGGTGAAACAACGCCAGATAAGAAATTTACTTTTGAAGTAGTAGAATGTTTAGGACATTGTGGTGAAGGTCCCGTAATGCTTGTAAACAATAAAGTTTATACAAAACTTACACCTCAACAAGCAATTTTAATTTTAAAAGAATGCATATAA
- a CDS encoding complex I 51 kDa subunit family protein: MIEEKIFLKTDIEKTMDNYDFLGLKNTLKMSPENIVKKITESGLRGRGGAGFPTGKKWQFALAQESDIKFLICNADEGEPGTFKDRFLLENMPFKVLEGIIIAAYAVKANFGYIYIRGEYAKAIEVFEKTIKDAYHRGLLGKKILGSNFDFELRLVKGAGAYVCGDETSLINSIEGKRGQSRIKPPYPVQKGLFGKPTVVNNVETLSTVAEIMKYEDNVYAKMGTENSKGTKLVSINGDVKLPDVYEIEFGSMTIKDIIELAGGPKDEINFVVPGGLATSILKYDELEVLYTYEDLENNGSSVGSGGMIVVSKKHDLIELLLNVSDFFVKETCGTCFPCREGNRNIKEILLKMKRKGYNDEYKKIIGDLRESIMLAARCGFGQSSVNFIYSIIDKYFYEEVK; this comes from the coding sequence ATGATAGAAGAAAAAATATTTTTAAAAACAGATATTGAAAAGACAATGGATAATTATGATTTTTTAGGATTAAAAAATACATTAAAAATGAGTCCGGAAAATATTGTGAAAAAAATAACCGAATCAGGATTAAGAGGAAGAGGTGGAGCAGGCTTTCCAACGGGAAAAAAATGGCAATTTGCTCTAGCTCAAGAAAGTGATATAAAATTTTTAATTTGTAATGCAGATGAAGGAGAGCCGGGAACCTTTAAAGATAGATTTTTACTAGAAAATATGCCCTTTAAAGTTTTAGAAGGGATAATAATAGCAGCATATGCCGTTAAAGCAAATTTTGGTTACATTTACATTAGAGGTGAATATGCTAAAGCAATAGAAGTATTTGAAAAAACAATAAAAGATGCATATCATAGAGGACTACTAGGAAAAAAAATATTAGGCAGTAATTTTGACTTTGAATTAAGATTGGTAAAAGGTGCAGGAGCTTATGTATGCGGTGACGAAACTTCTTTAATAAATTCTATTGAAGGAAAAAGAGGACAGTCAAGAATAAAACCGCCTTATCCTGTGCAGAAAGGATTGTTCGGAAAACCAACAGTAGTTAATAATGTAGAAACATTATCAACAGTTGCTGAAATTATGAAATATGAAGATAATGTTTATGCAAAAATGGGAACAGAAAATAGTAAAGGAACAAAATTAGTTTCTATAAACGGTGATGTTAAATTACCAGATGTATATGAAATCGAATTTGGTAGTATGACCATAAAAGATATTATTGAATTAGCAGGTGGTCCAAAAGATGAAATTAATTTTGTTGTTCCAGGTGGGTTAGCAACATCTATATTAAAGTATGATGAACTTGAAGTTCTTTATACATATGAGGATTTAGAAAATAATGGATCTTCCGTTGGATCAGGTGGCATGATAGTTGTATCAAAAAAGCATGACTTAATAGAGTTATTATTAAATGTTTCAGACTTCTTTGTTAAAGAAACATGTGGAACATGCTTCCCTTGTAGAGAGGGAAATAGAAATATAAAAGAGATACTATTAAAAATGAAAAGAAAAGGATATAATGATGAATATAAGAAAATTATAGGAGATTTAAGAGAATCAATAATGCTTGCAGCAAGGTGTGGATTTGGTCAATCATCTGTCAACTTTATATATTCCATTATAGACAAATATTTTTATGAAGAGGTGAAATAG
- a CDS encoding NADH-dependent [FeFe] hydrogenase, group A6 — translation MRIVINNREYNMPEGLSILEAVKKANIRIPTLCYIEGKDPYGACRLCVVEVEGSKTLVPSCAVKISEGMKIKTHSEKVRKVRKTIMQLIVASHGISCELNCLTCPRATSCELKIIAEEIGVTKINIPPVEKNLPSDFSSYSIVREPTKCIVCGRCIRTCSEVQSVNIFTFANRGPNTIVTTFMNEGMGNVDCTNCGQCVMNCPTGALHEVYHIDGVWKVLNDPDKIVVVQTAPAVRVALGEPFGMEPGTISTGKMVSALRLLGFDKVFDTDFTADLTIVEEGTEFIHRFKEGGKLPLFTSCSPGWIKFIEHNFPEYLPHLSSAKSPQQMFGAVAKHYYAKKLGVPKEKLVVVSIMPCTAKKYEMHRPELAGDVDYVLTTRELAKMIKESGIDFNNLPEEEYDNPFGISTGAGVIFGASGGVMEAALRTAYEILTGKELEKLDFTSVRGLKMVKEASVEINGKMIKVAVVNTLGAARKVLEKMKNGELQYHFVEFMACPGGCIGGGGQPIPTNEEVLLKRMESIYEIDYDSKLRKSHENPAVKELYKEFLKEPNSEIAHHYLHTHYVARN, via the coding sequence ATGAGAATCGTAATAAATAATAGAGAATATAATATGCCTGAGGGGCTTAGTATCTTAGAAGCGGTAAAAAAAGCTAATATAAGAATTCCAACATTATGTTATATAGAAGGAAAAGATCCTTATGGAGCCTGTAGATTATGTGTTGTAGAGGTTGAAGGTTCAAAAACATTGGTACCTTCTTGTGCAGTGAAAATAAGTGAAGGAATGAAAATAAAAACACACTCTGAAAAAGTCAGAAAAGTTAGAAAAACAATAATGCAATTAATAGTAGCATCACATGGGATAAGTTGTGAATTGAACTGTTTAACCTGTCCAAGAGCAACATCCTGTGAATTGAAAATAATAGCAGAAGAAATAGGAGTTACAAAAATTAATATACCACCAGTAGAGAAAAATTTACCTTCAGATTTTTCCAGTTATTCTATTGTAAGAGAACCAACAAAATGTATAGTATGTGGAAGATGTATAAGGACATGTTCTGAAGTGCAAAGTGTTAATATTTTCACATTTGCGAACAGGGGGCCTAATACAATAGTTACAACATTTATGAATGAAGGTATGGGAAATGTAGATTGTACGAATTGTGGTCAATGTGTTATGAATTGTCCTACAGGAGCATTACATGAAGTATATCATATTGATGGTGTATGGAAGGTATTAAATGATCCAGATAAAATAGTTGTAGTGCAAACAGCTCCAGCAGTTAGAGTTGCCTTAGGAGAGCCCTTTGGTATGGAACCTGGAACTATTTCTACAGGGAAGATGGTATCAGCTTTGAGATTATTAGGTTTTGATAAAGTATTTGATACTGATTTTACTGCGGATTTAACAATAGTGGAAGAAGGAACTGAATTTATTCATAGATTCAAAGAAGGAGGAAAATTACCATTATTCACGTCTTGTAGTCCAGGATGGATAAAATTTATTGAGCATAATTTTCCAGAATACTTGCCTCATTTATCATCAGCAAAATCACCACAACAAATGTTTGGTGCTGTTGCAAAACATTATTATGCTAAAAAATTAGGAGTTCCAAAAGAAAAACTGGTAGTTGTTTCAATAATGCCATGTACAGCTAAAAAGTATGAAATGCATAGACCAGAACTTGCAGGTGACGTAGATTATGTATTAACAACAAGGGAATTAGCTAAAATGATAAAAGAATCCGGAATAGACTTTAATAATTTGCCAGAAGAAGAATATGATAATCCATTTGGTATATCAACAGGGGCAGGAGTAATCTTTGGTGCATCAGGGGGAGTAATGGAAGCTGCATTAAGAACAGCATATGAAATTTTAACAGGAAAAGAATTAGAAAAATTAGACTTTACTTCTGTTAGAGGATTAAAAATGGTAAAAGAAGCATCAGTTGAAATAAATGGGAAAATGATAAAGGTTGCAGTTGTAAATACATTGGGTGCTGCAAGGAAAGTCCTTGAAAAAATGAAAAATGGTGAATTGCAATATCATTTTGTAGAATTCATGGCATGTCCGGGAGGATGTATTGGTGGAGGAGGACAACCAATACCAACAAATGAAGAAGTATTGTTAAAACGAATGGAATCTATTTATGAAATCGATTATGATTCAAAATTGAGAAAATCACATGAAAATCCAGCAGTAAAAGAGTTGTATAAAGAATTCCTTAAAGAGCCAAATAGTGAAATAGCACATCATTATTTGCATACTCATTATGTAGCACGAAATTAA
- the thrC gene encoding threonine synthase, with protein sequence MSKYKLKCITCEKIYEPDEVEYTCPACGNRMGTLEVIYDYEDIKINREEFSKYESIWQFEKILPIEKDSYRTLLHVGGTPLYDVPKLSEELGLKQLIIKYDGTNPTASYKDRASAIAITKAYEKGYDTIYCASTGNAASSLAGLTAPTKLKTFIFLPASAPIAKISQLFIYGANVIPIDGSYDEAFDISMQIGEEKGWYCRNSAINPYLLEGKKTGALEIAVQNSWNIPDYVLVSVGDGTVISSFYKGFYDFYKLGLIDKIPKIIGVQAEGAAAIKRVYDKGEPFLPDDIETHTIADSISVGKPRDIIKACKYVKASGGYFISVSDKEILNAIYELSLKTGIFGEPAGAAAYAGLKKISGKLKGYKVAIVITGNGLKDVKAIENFVKLKKVKPEINAVREVIEEYEN encoded by the coding sequence ATGAGTAAATATAAATTAAAATGTATTACTTGTGAGAAAATTTATGAACCAGATGAAGTTGAGTATACGTGTCCTGCTTGTGGAAATCGAATGGGAACATTGGAAGTTATATATGATTATGAAGATATAAAGATAAATAGGGAAGAATTTTCAAAATATGAAAGTATATGGCAATTTGAGAAAATTTTACCAATTGAAAAAGATAGCTATAGAACGCTTTTACATGTTGGGGGTACTCCGTTATATGATGTTCCTAAATTATCAGAAGAATTAGGATTAAAACAATTAATTATAAAATATGATGGTACTAATCCTACAGCCTCATATAAAGATAGGGCTTCTGCTATTGCTATTACAAAAGCATATGAAAAGGGTTATGATACTATATATTGTGCATCAACAGGCAATGCTGCTAGTTCTTTAGCAGGATTAACAGCACCCACAAAATTAAAAACATTTATATTCCTTCCAGCTTCAGCACCAATTGCTAAAATTTCTCAGTTATTTATATATGGTGCAAATGTAATACCTATAGATGGTAGTTATGATGAGGCTTTTGATATTTCTATGCAAATAGGAGAAGAAAAAGGATGGTATTGCAGAAATTCAGCAATAAATCCATATTTATTAGAAGGTAAAAAAACAGGAGCTTTAGAGATAGCTGTTCAAAATAGTTGGAATATTCCTGATTATGTTTTAGTTAGTGTTGGCGATGGAACTGTAATTAGTTCATTTTATAAAGGATTTTACGATTTTTACAAGTTGGGATTAATTGATAAAATTCCTAAAATAATAGGTGTTCAGGCAGAAGGGGCAGCAGCAATAAAAAGAGTATATGATAAAGGAGAACCATTTTTACCAGATGATATAGAAACACATACTATAGCTGATAGTATAAGTGTTGGTAAACCAAGAGATATAATAAAAGCATGTAAATATGTAAAAGCAAGTGGTGGATATTTTATAAGTGTGTCAGATAAAGAAATATTAAATGCAATATACGAATTATCTTTAAAAACTGGAATATTTGGAGAACCTGCAGGTGCAGCAGCCTATGCAGGGTTAAAGAAAATATCAGGAAAATTAAAAGGATATAAAGTTGCTATTGTAATTACAGGCAATGGATTAAAAGATGTAAAAGCTATAGAAAATTTTGTAAAGTTAAAAAAAGTAAAACCAGAAATAAATGCAGTTAGAGAGGTGATTGAAGAATATGAGAATTAA
- a CDS encoding (2Fe-2S)-binding protein, translating into MRIKFKLNGKDIEYDVLEHKRALDFLRDDMRMTSVKEGCGEGECGACTIILNGKNVNSCMVLAVELDGQEVWTLEGLNKIGDTVIQDSYIEKGAIQCGFCTPGFIMSTKVLLDNNPDPTEEDIKDGLEGNLCRCTGYTKIIEAVKLAAKKRGETK; encoded by the coding sequence ATGAGAATTAAATTTAAGTTAAATGGTAAAGATATAGAATATGATGTTTTAGAACATAAAAGAGCATTAGATTTTTTAAGAGATGATATGCGAATGACCTCTGTAAAAGAAGGATGTGGAGAAGGTGAATGCGGAGCATGCACAATAATATTAAATGGTAAAAATGTTAATTCATGTATGGTTTTGGCTGTTGAATTGGATGGACAGGAAGTGTGGACATTGGAAGGATTAAATAAAATTGGCGATACTGTAATACAAGACTCATATATAGAAAAAGGTGCAATTCAATGCGGATTCTGTACGCCTGGTTTTATTATGTCAACAAAGGTTCTTTTGGATAATAATCCTGATCCAACTGAAGAAGATATTAAAGATGGTTTGGAAGGGAATTTATGTAGGTGTACAGGATATACGAAAATTATAGAAGCAGTAAAATTAGCGGCAAAGAAACGAGGTGAAACAAAGTGA
- a CDS encoding FAD binding domain-containing protein, giving the protein MKYFKPKSIEEISNLKSKFESVKLLSGGTDLMVKMRAGVLNPQIIIDTKGLEKEKIEFVKEKVKIPINTTYDDLLNNKEFQEKYQMIVDIIKQIGSPQIRNRATPIGNVANASPAGDFLLATYLFRGYAEIKPSNKKIKISHLIHGPGKLSLKPEEFIYAIELRERKGYRYYYEKVGKRNAMNISIISIGMLLKVKDNIIEDIKVAYGSVGPTVMRFKDLEKEMIGKEFSEKVFEEFSDKYMERINPITDVRASAEYRKKMVKNLFIKAFYNI; this is encoded by the coding sequence GTGAAATACTTTAAACCGAAATCTATTGAAGAGATTTCCAATTTAAAATCAAAATTTGAAAGTGTAAAGTTGTTATCTGGCGGAACAGACCTAATGGTAAAAATGAGAGCAGGAGTTTTAAATCCTCAAATTATTATAGATACAAAAGGATTAGAAAAAGAGAAAATAGAATTTGTAAAAGAAAAAGTAAAAATACCTATTAATACAACATATGATGATTTATTAAATAACAAAGAATTTCAAGAAAAATACCAAATGATTGTAGATATTATAAAACAAATAGGATCTCCACAAATTAGAAATAGAGCAACTCCAATTGGAAATGTAGCAAATGCATCACCTGCAGGAGATTTTTTACTTGCAACATATTTATTTAGAGGATATGCGGAAATAAAACCTTCAAATAAAAAAATAAAAATATCCCATTTAATTCATGGACCGGGTAAATTGAGTTTGAAACCAGAAGAATTTATTTATGCAATAGAACTTAGAGAGAGAAAAGGATACAGATATTATTATGAAAAAGTTGGTAAGAGAAATGCAATGAATATATCTATAATCAGTATAGGGATGTTATTAAAAGTTAAAGATAATATAATTGAAGATATAAAGGTAGCATATGGTTCAGTGGGACCTACAGTAATGAGATTTAAAGATTTAGAAAAAGAGATGATTGGAAAAGAATTTTCAGAAAAAGTATTTGAGGAATTTTCGGATAAATATATGGAAAGAATAAATCCTATAACAGATGTTAGAGCTAGTGCAGAATATAGAAAAAAAATGGTGAAAAATTTATTTATAAAAGCTTTTTACAATATATAA
- a CDS encoding FAD binding domain-containing protein, which produces MIEIKEYFRPKSVEEAYDKLISTEGAEIIGSGAFIRLSSRKINLAIDLQDAGINYVKKEGNEIKIGGATPLGDVERNEIIKKAFDGKLLEVFQLIWSVQLRNTATIGGTIFPKLGFSDLITVLLALNTDVVLYENGRMPLEVFLEEKIRKDVLTEIIIKDEDRKLSFQNMRNSFYDFSMLNAAVSYDKKDDFRIAIGARPGVAKLAKKAMNYLKENKNIEEASKIAAEEFEYGSNIKCSKEYREAIAPILVKRGLEEVLK; this is translated from the coding sequence GTGATTGAAATTAAAGAATATTTTAGGCCGAAAAGTGTTGAAGAAGCATATGATAAGCTTATCAGTACTGAAGGTGCTGAAATAATAGGTAGTGGAGCATTTATCAGACTTTCATCAAGAAAGATCAATTTAGCAATAGATCTTCAAGATGCAGGTATTAACTATGTAAAAAAAGAAGGAAATGAAATAAAAATAGGAGGAGCAACACCATTAGGTGATGTCGAGAGAAATGAGATTATAAAAAAAGCATTTGATGGGAAATTATTAGAAGTATTTCAGTTAATATGGTCTGTTCAATTAAGAAATACAGCAACTATTGGTGGTACTATATTTCCGAAATTAGGTTTTTCTGATTTAATAACAGTATTATTAGCACTAAATACAGATGTAGTCTTATATGAAAATGGTAGAATGCCTTTAGAAGTATTTTTAGAAGAAAAAATAAGAAAAGATGTCTTAACTGAAATTATAATAAAAGATGAAGATAGAAAATTATCATTCCAAAACATGAGGAATTCGTTTTACGATTTTTCAATGCTAAATGCTGCAGTTTCATATGATAAAAAAGATGATTTTAGAATAGCAATAGGTGCAAGACCGGGTGTTGCGAAATTAGCAAAAAAAGCAATGAATTATTTAAAGGAAAATAAAAATATAGAAGAAGCATCAAAGATAGCAGCAGAGGAATTCGAATATGGTTCAAATATAAAATGTTCAAAAGAATATAGAGAAGCGATTGCACCAATATTAGTTAAAAGAGGTTTAGAGGAGGTTTTAAAATGA
- a CDS encoding (2Fe-2S)-binding protein, whose product MKIKLTINNEKKEVEITASEFLLDVLRRLDYMSVKKGCDTGTCGVCTVLMDGKPVLSCSVLAASADGHEITTVEGLKDDPEFKAISEALLNEGADQCGFCSPGLILNVYSMKKELKDPTEEDMKKYLVGNLCRCTGYAPQMRAIKKYFEVKA is encoded by the coding sequence ATGAAAATAAAATTAACTATAAATAATGAAAAAAAAGAGGTTGAAATAACGGCTTCTGAATTTTTATTAGATGTATTAAGAAGATTAGATTATATGAGTGTGAAAAAAGGTTGTGATACAGGAACATGTGGTGTATGTACAGTGTTAATGGATGGTAAGCCTGTATTATCTTGTTCAGTCTTAGCTGCTTCAGCAGATGGCCACGAGATTACAACTGTAGAAGGATTAAAAGATGATCCTGAATTTAAAGCAATATCTGAGGCTTTATTGAATGAAGGTGCAGATCAATGTGGTTTTTGTAGTCCGGGTTTGATTTTAAATGTGTATTCTATGAAAAAAGAATTAAAAGATCCAACAGAAGAGGATATGAAGAAGTATTTAGTTGGAAATCTTTGTCGATGTACAGGATATGCTCCTCAAATGAGAGCAATAAAAAAATATTTTGAGGTGAAAGCATGA